Proteins from a genomic interval of Prevotella sp. E13-27:
- a CDS encoding ATP-binding protein has translation MITSTIIKGFGPVRDFQWNGTGRINLVIGPNKSGKTYLLKALYSAVKTVETYKRGKEVRRDAEILFDKLYWTYQPDQLGKLVSTGSKAVEFAMSMEGNQDFAYSFGPSANKQVTVTKNTCQPRPQNSIFLPAKEIISLQQIIIRVRDDYKEFGFDDTYYDLAKALTPSVKGRNYKEFSVSRMALESAIGGHIEYDLERKEWVFREGKQTISIAMASEGVKKLSILDALLGNHYLSKGSIIFIDEPECALHPRLVSQLMDIIAELTKAGLLFFIASHSYFVIKKLYLLAHQKNLSIPVVSFDENGGWRTSDLRKEMPENPIVEESIRLYTEEINL, from the coding sequence ATGATAACTTCTACAATAATAAAGGGATTCGGACCGGTGAGGGATTTTCAATGGAACGGCACTGGCAGAATAAACCTGGTGATAGGACCCAATAAGTCGGGTAAGACATACCTACTGAAGGCTCTCTACTCAGCCGTCAAAACGGTGGAGACATATAAGCGTGGCAAGGAAGTGAGACGCGATGCTGAGATTCTGTTTGACAAGTTGTACTGGACCTATCAGCCGGACCAGCTAGGGAAGCTCGTTTCTACCGGCAGCAAGGCGGTGGAGTTTGCCATGAGTATGGAGGGAAATCAAGACTTCGCGTATTCTTTCGGTCCGTCAGCCAATAAGCAGGTGACAGTGACAAAGAATACCTGCCAGCCACGACCGCAGAACTCCATCTTCTTGCCGGCCAAAGAGATTATATCTTTGCAGCAGATTATTATTAGGGTGAGAGATGACTATAAGGAGTTCGGTTTCGATGACACTTATTATGACCTTGCAAAGGCTTTAACACCTAGTGTCAAGGGACGAAATTATAAGGAATTCTCCGTGTCTAGAATGGCGTTGGAGAGTGCTATCGGTGGGCATATAGAGTATGATTTGGAGCGGAAGGAATGGGTGTTCCGTGAGGGAAAGCAGACTATCAGTATAGCTATGGCATCGGAAGGTGTAAAGAAGCTCTCCATCCTAGATGCCTTGTTGGGAAATCACTATCTCTCGAAAGGCTCTATTATATTCATTGACGAGCCTGAGTGTGCGTTGCACCCCAGGCTGGTGTCGCAATTGATGGATATTATAGCAGAACTGACGAAAGCTGGGTTGCTGTTTTTTATTGCTTCGCATTCATACTTTGTAATTAAGAAACTGTATCTGCTGGCTCACCAAAAGAATCTGTCGATTCCTGTGGTTTCGTTTGATGAGAACGGCGGTTGGCGAACTTCTGACCTTCGCAAAGAGATGCCCGAGAATCCTATTGTGGAGGAATCGATAAGGCTTTACACCGAAGAAATCAATCTTTAA
- a CDS encoding WbuC family cupin fold metalloprotein codes for MIIDKALLDTVSAQAKASPRLRMNYNFHQSLDEKCHRFLNAVEPGTEVPIHKHPTKDETFVILRGKVRVTTHRDDGSIIEDVVLCAEEGRYGVNIPKGVWHKLEAIEPDSVIFECKEGPFVPHELDGILNLDEK; via the coding sequence ATGATTATTGATAAAGCGTTATTAGATACTGTTTCAGCTCAAGCTAAGGCATCCCCAAGGCTTAGGATGAATTATAACTTCCATCAGAGCCTGGATGAGAAGTGTCACAGGTTTCTGAATGCAGTGGAGCCTGGGACGGAGGTGCCTATACACAAACATCCGACTAAAGACGAGACGTTTGTGATTCTGAGAGGGAAAGTGCGAGTCACTACACATAGGGATGATGGGTCGATTATCGAGGACGTGGTGCTATGTGCGGAAGAAGGCCGGTATGGCGTGAATATTCCGAAAGGTGTATGGCATAAACTTGAAGCGATTGAGCCGGATAGTGTCATTTTCGAATGCAAAGAGGGACCGTTTGTCCCACACGAGCTTGATGGCATTCTAAATCTTGATGAGAAATGA
- a CDS encoding DUF4248 domain-containing protein, protein MFKIKSYGKSEFAWLMFPDMKDPSTAQDKLLRWIKKDPRFHKRILRLANSKDDNDYTKEQIQLIIKKFGEPGEYDGY, encoded by the coding sequence ATGTTCAAAATCAAATCCTACGGTAAATCAGAATTCGCCTGGCTGATGTTCCCCGATATGAAGGATCCCAGTACAGCCCAGGACAAGCTCCTTCGTTGGATCAAGAAAGACCCTCGCTTTCATAAGCGCATCCTGCGCCTTGCCAACTCGAAGGATGATAACGACTATACCAAAGAACAAATCCAGCTTATCATCAAGAAATTCGGCGAACCAGGAGAGTACGATGGCTATTAA
- a CDS encoding restriction endonuclease, whose amino-acid sequence MNQRSEIDELFFRLMGYCPKKAGEAYEIISAAALGIIRNQSAEHNKYLQGLSGGRPYQLDGLLNGETMVESKDYTIDDRKVGRPDLQKLQGALTDLPQIKDGIFTSATEYSRDALKYAQGTETNEAQKEITTVDVRPSTPEDEKGRILKIHVTMNYSAPDFDRGTTSFIFVDGAKKMIEDYMRSHGMSEYNFGTDVLYDENGNFLKTIADLSRENQPKFTDDDDYVNGEFPIDAYIKFCEILVPIKGIAYTDVPIARGKEDFVIEMRGNATILIKSDKLGVNKLITDVDLKNAIQNML is encoded by the coding sequence ATGAACCAGAGATCAGAGATAGATGAGCTTTTCTTTCGTCTGATGGGCTATTGTCCTAAGAAAGCAGGTGAGGCTTATGAGATAATATCAGCTGCTGCATTGGGTATTATACGTAACCAGTCGGCTGAACATAACAAATACCTACAAGGGTTGAGTGGTGGTCGTCCATATCAATTGGATGGATTGCTAAACGGGGAAACAATGGTGGAATCGAAGGATTATACCATTGATGACAGAAAAGTGGGTCGCCCCGATTTGCAGAAGTTGCAGGGAGCACTTACTGATTTGCCACAAATTAAGGATGGTATCTTCACTTCTGCTACAGAGTATAGTCGTGATGCCCTGAAATATGCTCAGGGTACAGAAACGAATGAGGCCCAAAAGGAAATAACCACGGTGGACGTGAGGCCATCAACGCCCGAAGATGAGAAAGGAAGAATATTGAAAATTCATGTTACCATGAATTACTCTGCTCCAGATTTTGACAGAGGTACGACATCTTTTATCTTCGTTGATGGCGCAAAGAAGATGATAGAGGATTATATGAGGTCTCACGGGATGTCTGAATACAATTTCGGTACAGACGTCTTATATGATGAGAATGGTAATTTTCTAAAGACCATAGCTGACTTAAGCAGAGAGAATCAACCGAAGTTTACTGATGACGATGATTATGTTAATGGTGAGTTCCCGATAGATGCTTATATCAAGTTCTGTGAAATCCTAGTTCCTATTAAGGGCATTGCCTATACGGATGTTCCCATTGCAAGGGGAAAAGAGGATTTCGTTATAGAGATGAGGGGTAATGCTACCATCTTGATTAAATCTGATAAACTGGGCGTGAACAAACTAATAACGGATGTGGATTTGAAGAATGCCATCCAGAATATGCTATGA
- a CDS encoding smalltalk protein produces MKLSNSTWKQLLQILATIITTIAGTLCVQSCAPHLF; encoded by the coding sequence ATGAAACTCTCAAATTCTACCTGGAAGCAGCTGCTTCAGATCCTCGCTACGATCATTACCACTATCGCCGGCACTCTCTGCGTGCAGAGCTGCGCTCCCCACCTCTTCTGA
- a CDS encoding N-acetylmuramoyl-L-alanine amidase, with the protein MKKELKPLKSVDLLIIHCVGNRCDRPFSTESLINTGLARFGQVSYHWYIKRDGSIDALLPENVQGVHAKHYNHCSLGIVYEGGLTPKGRADDTRTEAQKASMRSLLEELTETYPEAHIMGHCELPHVAKDCPCFPASKFYADLQPENRKAKIVKL; encoded by the coding sequence ATGAAGAAAGAACTCAAACCCCTCAAGTCAGTCGACCTCTTGATCATTCATTGTGTCGGCAACCGCTGCGACCGCCCTTTCAGCACTGAGTCGCTGATCAATACGGGCCTTGCCCGATTCGGACAGGTTTCGTATCATTGGTACATCAAGCGCGACGGTTCTATCGATGCCCTCCTTCCCGAAAACGTGCAAGGTGTCCACGCCAAGCACTACAACCACTGCTCTCTGGGCATTGTCTACGAAGGTGGTCTGACACCCAAAGGCCGTGCTGATGACACACGCACCGAGGCTCAGAAGGCCTCCATGCGTTCCCTCTTGGAAGAGCTTACTGAGACTTATCCCGAAGCCCATATCATGGGCCACTGTGAACTGCCTCACGTAGCCAAAGATTGCCCCTGTTTCCCAGCCAGCAAATTCTACGCCGATTTGCAACCGGAGAACCGCAAGGCTAAGATTGTAAAACTTTAA
- a CDS encoding DUF6371 domain-containing protein: MCTPLDPNDPRYSMDFVMPSMKMISACRADDFDFFQPFIAAGKLTVEQMRHAAQRYHLGKTKSGQPMYWMIDDMLQPLDAHIGQDAWISQLLKKREPLLQYWQVHHCLFGLHLLTNTNLTNNTNKKFSNSPILDSEKKDSFDSFDSCSEEKPICVVECESSAVVLSELFPDSIWMAYCTVPHLDIQLFEPLQGRTVTIYPCTDPCMSNILFFEELCDSVRKHYDITLSVDRTLEDHATDAQKSRHIDLLDFLLESLADSADINDQLTSN, encoded by the coding sequence GTGTGTACACCACTTGACCCTAACGACCCTCGCTACTCCATGGATTTCGTCATGCCCTCTATGAAGATGATCTCAGCCTGTCGTGCCGATGACTTCGACTTCTTCCAGCCCTTCATTGCTGCTGGTAAACTCACCGTCGAGCAGATGCGCCATGCAGCGCAGCGCTATCACCTAGGCAAGACCAAGAGCGGTCAACCCATGTACTGGATGATCGACGATATGCTTCAGCCTCTCGATGCCCATATCGGTCAGGATGCCTGGATCTCCCAGCTCCTGAAAAAGCGCGAGCCCCTCCTGCAATACTGGCAAGTGCATCACTGCCTCTTCGGCCTGCATTTATTAACGAACACAAATCTCACTAATAACACGAATAAGAAATTCTCTAATTCTCCAATTCTTGACTCAGAAAAAAAAGATTCGTTTGATTCGTTTGATTCGTGTTCAGAAGAAAAACCTATATGCGTGGTCGAATGCGAAAGTAGTGCCGTGGTCTTATCCGAGCTATTCCCTGATAGCATTTGGATGGCCTATTGCACTGTCCCTCATTTAGACATTCAACTGTTCGAACCCCTTCAGGGCCGCACAGTCACCATCTATCCTTGCACCGACCCCTGTATGTCGAATATCCTCTTCTTCGAAGAACTCTGCGACTCCGTCCGTAAGCACTACGACATCACCCTCTCCGTCGACCGCACCCTCGAAGATCATGCTACTGACGCTCAAAAGTCCCGTCACATCGACCTCCTCGACTTCCTCCTCGAATCCCTCGCAGATAGTGCAGATATTAATGACCAATTAACGAGTAATTAA